In Cydia fagiglandana chromosome 3, ilCydFagi1.1, whole genome shotgun sequence, the following are encoded in one genomic region:
- the LOC134680589 gene encoding protein rolling stone-like, with protein sequence MFLRKIRWSDLWVSSHDKSSDFYLCAWQRGSSPWPLACVRAALAAAGAAVLAWSLAGGGGAGPRWLIYLTNWGLLLVEAAALAGLLVSCRALCRRPPEESTTAWMALYWLLFNVAQTVALAITVLYWLLLYDPETTVYPTAEALGRDVATHALNSVLTLAELLAARTPARVLHAWQPLLLATGYVAFSAVYYAAGGTNMFGESFIYPMLDWSAPAAAGGVAGAALAGALVLHLLVCALARARSAAAAVLLRPGTSGRDRGTRLP encoded by the exons ATGTTTTTAAGAAAGATCAGATGGTCGGACTTGTGGGTGTCGTCGCACGACAAGTCGAGCGACTTCTACTTGTGCGCGTGGCAGCGGGGCTCGTCGCCGTGGCCGCTGGCGTGCGTGCGGGCGGCgctggcggcggcgggcgcggcggtgCTGGCGTGGTCGctggcgggcggcggcggcgccggcccgCGCTGGCTCATCTACCTCACCAACTGGGGGCTGCTGCTGGTGGAGGCCGCGGCGCTCGCCGGCTTGCTAGTGTCCTGCCGCGCCCTCTGCAGGAGACCCCCAG AAGAATCGACGACGGCATGGATGGCGCTGTACTGGCTGCTGTTCAACGTGGCGCAGACGGTGGCGCTCGCCATCACCGTGCTGTACTGGCTGCTGCTGTACGACCCCG AGACGACGGTGTACCCCACGGCGGAGGCGCTGGGGCGCGACGTGGCCACGCACGCGCTCAACTCGGTGCTGACGCTGGCCGAGCTGCTGGCCGCTCGCACCCCGGCGCGCGTGCTGCACGCCTGGCAGCCGCTGCTACTGGCAACAGGCTACGTCGCCTTCAGCGCCGTCTACTACGCGGCCGGCGGCACTAATAT GTTCGGCGAGTCGTTCATCTACCCGATGCTGGACTggtcggcgccggcggcggcgggcggcgtggcgggcgcggcgcTGGCGGGCGCGCTGGTGCTGCATCTCCTCGTGTGTGCGCTGGCGCGCGCGCGCTCCGCCGCGGCCGCGGTGCTGCTGCGCCCGGGCACGAGCGGCCGGGACCGAGGGACGAGGCTACCGTGA